Proteins found in one Enterococcus sp. 9D6_DIV0238 genomic segment:
- a CDS encoding glycosyltransferase family 2 protein, which produces MRILLIIPAYNEEETILNTIYSVERFKEDHKDNYSYTIDYVVINDGSTDNTQMILNEHQINSVHLVMNLGIGGAVQTGYRYAEENKYDIAVQFDGDGQHDIRSLDAVVQPIIKKQADFVIGSRFLPNEKTAFQTTFMRRVGIRILSFLIYLSSGKKIYDVTSGYRAGNQEIIAYFSKKYPTSYPEPESTVHLLKKKFTIKEVAADMRERSGGQSSIRAFTSVRYMFEVSLAILVSSFMREGD; this is translated from the coding sequence TTGCGGATTCTTTTGATTATTCCTGCGTATAATGAAGAAGAAACGATTTTGAATACGATCTACTCGGTCGAACGATTCAAAGAAGACCACAAAGATAATTATTCTTATACGATCGATTACGTTGTGATCAATGATGGGTCGACGGACAATACGCAAATGATCTTAAATGAACATCAGATCAATTCCGTTCATTTAGTCATGAATCTTGGAATCGGCGGTGCAGTGCAAACCGGTTACCGTTATGCTGAGGAGAATAAGTATGACATTGCTGTACAATTTGACGGAGATGGACAGCACGACATTCGCAGTTTAGATGCAGTAGTACAGCCGATCATTAAAAAGCAAGCAGACTTTGTGATTGGTTCTCGGTTTTTGCCAAATGAAAAAACGGCTTTTCAAACGACCTTTATGCGTCGTGTAGGAATCAGGATCCTTTCGTTTTTGATTTATCTTTCTTCAGGAAAAAAAATCTACGATGTCACATCAGGGTATCGAGCTGGTAATCAAGAAATCATTGCTTATTTTTCGAAGAAATATCCTACGAGCTATCCTGAACCGGAATCGACGGTTCATTTGTTGAAAAAGAAATTTACGATCAAAGAAGTTGCGGCGGATATGAGAGAACGTTCCGGCGGACAATCTTCGATTCGTGCTTTTACATCAGTCCGTTACATGTTTGAAGTTAGTTTGGCGATTCTTGTATCAAGCTTTATGAGGGAGGGAGATTAA
- the rfbD gene encoding dTDP-4-dehydrorhamnose reductase: MILLTGGNGQLGTELRHLLDEQGLEYVSTDSKEMDITDAEQTMTFITDLKPEVIYHCAAYTAVDKAEDEGKELDEKINVDGTRNVALAAKKVGATLVYVSTDYVFDGTKKEDTYKTDDPTNPQNEYGRTKLLGEQIVQEILESYYIIRTSWVFGQYGHNFVFTMQRLAETNKQLTVVDDQFGRPTWTRTLAEFMTFAIKEKVPYGVYHLSNDNSCSWYEFAKEILKDKDVDVLPVDSSKFPQKAIRPKYSVMDLNKTKNLGFTIPTWQEALASMLEQVKK, from the coding sequence ATGATACTTTTAACTGGTGGAAATGGCCAATTGGGAACAGAATTACGCCATCTATTAGATGAACAGGGACTAGAATATGTATCTACAGATTCTAAAGAAATGGATATCACGGATGCAGAACAAACGATGACGTTCATTACTGATCTAAAACCTGAAGTGATCTATCATTGTGCTGCTTATACAGCAGTAGACAAAGCAGAAGATGAAGGCAAGGAGCTGGATGAAAAGATCAATGTCGATGGGACTCGCAATGTAGCGCTTGCTGCAAAAAAAGTCGGTGCAACCTTGGTATATGTAAGCACAGATTATGTCTTTGACGGTACTAAAAAAGAAGATACCTATAAGACTGACGATCCAACTAATCCTCAAAACGAGTACGGACGTACAAAACTATTAGGAGAACAAATCGTTCAAGAAATTTTGGAAAGCTACTATATTATCCGGACTTCTTGGGTTTTTGGACAGTATGGACATAACTTTGTTTTTACCATGCAGCGTTTAGCCGAAACGAACAAACAATTGACTGTAGTGGATGATCAATTTGGCCGCCCTACGTGGACAAGAACATTAGCAGAATTTATGACATTTGCTATTAAAGAAAAAGTGCCGTATGGTGTGTATCATTTATCAAATGACAACAGCTGCAGCTGGTATGAATTTGCTAAGGAAATTTTAAAAGACAAGGATGTTGACGTTTTACCTGTAGATTCAAGCAAGTTTCCACAAAAAGCGATTCGTCCTAAATATTCTGTGATGGATCTAAATAAAACAAAAAATCTAGGTTTTACTATTCCGACTTGGCAAGAAGCCTTAGCGTCAATGTTAGAACAAGTAAAAAAATAG
- a CDS encoding DUF2304 domain-containing protein produces the protein MSGILRVEMVLFSLIFFIYIIRSINKNVFLLKNAIRWLIISVGLVVVAVFPELPEWFSRKLGFETTSNFLLIMAIFVLLFIEIKNSALLSKQQNQIKLLTQELSILKDKKEKK, from the coding sequence ATGAGTGGCATTTTACGTGTGGAGATGGTTTTGTTCTCATTGATTTTCTTTATTTATATTATTCGTTCCATCAATAAAAATGTTTTTTTATTAAAAAATGCGATTCGCTGGCTGATCATTTCTGTTGGCTTGGTCGTAGTTGCGGTATTTCCTGAATTACCAGAATGGTTCAGCAGGAAGCTGGGATTTGAAACGACATCGAATTTTTTGTTGATCATGGCGATCTTCGTGTTGCTTTTTATTGAAATCAAGAACTCTGCATTGTTGTCCAAGCAGCAAAATCAAATTAAATTATTGACTCAGGAACTATCGATTTTAAAGGATAAAAAGGAGAAAAAATAA
- a CDS encoding glycosyltransferase family 2 protein has product MSDEIKVIIDSIYREKQTNNLTITGWALDTKTNTSPEISVINQEQVTSYDIKRVLREDVNQIYETDTSVLAGFEIKLEGLLKKDKLEICFTSNEDKTKYSQWIDLGKKHPLIPGTEDKMARLMINVHKGISYLKRNGLKGTIQRVKIEKIRRQSSYPSWLERNEQFDFDQIKEEIAAFDYQPKISIAMPVYNVEEKWLRRCIDSILIQDYTNWELCMADDASTDPKVKELLTEYQESDKRIKVFFRQKNGHISEATNSALELATGEFVALLDNDDELPRIAFYEVVKALNENPELDLLYSDEDKIDMEGNRSDPSFKPDWSPDLLLGTNYISHLGVYRRTILEEIGGFRKGYEGSQDYDLVLRFTEKTSADRIKHIPKVLYHWRMLPTSTAVDQSTKGYAFEAGLKAVQDALTRRGIKGHAKHGRANGLYDVYYDIETQELVSIIIPTKNGYNDVKRCVTSIIEKTTYKNYEIIIADNGSTDEKMKELYASFEETLQERFRMTTIDIPFNFSKINNIAAKDAKGKYLLFLNNDTEVINADWLTLMVSFGQLERVGCVGAKLLYPNNTIQHAGVILGLGGIAGHGHYGYPHGDLGYFGKLALNVDYLAVTAACLLMKKSDFDAVSGFDEDFTVAFNDVDLCLKVKELGRDNVWLHEAELYHFESQTRGYDDKGKKKKRFEQEKAMMEQKWAGLIDNDPFYNPNLTREIPNFSYRN; this is encoded by the coding sequence ATGAGCGATGAGATCAAAGTCATTATTGATAGTATCTATCGAGAGAAACAAACCAATAATTTAACGATCACCGGTTGGGCTTTGGATACGAAAACAAATACCAGTCCGGAAATTTCGGTTATCAATCAAGAGCAGGTCACTTCTTACGATATCAAGCGCGTACTGAGAGAAGATGTAAACCAGATTTATGAAACGGATACGTCTGTTTTAGCTGGATTTGAGATCAAACTAGAAGGCTTATTAAAGAAAGATAAGCTGGAAATTTGTTTTACATCAAATGAAGATAAAACAAAGTATTCTCAATGGATCGATTTAGGAAAGAAACATCCATTGATTCCTGGAACAGAAGACAAGATGGCTCGATTGATGATTAATGTACATAAAGGAATCAGTTATCTAAAAAGAAATGGTCTAAAAGGCACGATCCAGCGTGTGAAGATCGAAAAAATCCGCAGACAGTCCTCGTATCCTAGCTGGTTGGAGCGAAACGAGCAGTTTGATTTTGATCAAATCAAGGAGGAAATCGCAGCTTTTGATTATCAGCCGAAAATTTCGATTGCGATGCCCGTTTACAATGTTGAGGAAAAATGGCTGCGTCGTTGCATTGATTCGATTTTGATTCAAGATTATACGAATTGGGAATTGTGTATGGCAGATGACGCTTCTACTGATCCTAAAGTCAAAGAGCTTTTGACAGAATATCAGGAATCAGATAAACGGATCAAAGTCTTTTTTAGACAAAAAAATGGACATATTTCAGAAGCAACGAATTCTGCTCTTGAGCTTGCAACAGGTGAGTTTGTCGCTCTTTTAGATAACGATGATGAGTTACCTAGAATTGCTTTTTATGAAGTGGTCAAAGCACTGAACGAAAATCCAGAGCTTGATTTGCTCTATAGTGATGAAGACAAGATCGATATGGAAGGCAATCGCTCAGATCCGTCATTTAAACCGGACTGGTCACCGGATCTACTGTTAGGAACAAATTATATTTCTCATTTAGGTGTATACCGCAGAACGATACTCGAAGAAATTGGCGGCTTCAGAAAAGGCTATGAAGGATCTCAGGATTATGATTTAGTCCTTCGTTTTACCGAAAAAACATCAGCTGACCGAATCAAACATATTCCAAAGGTTCTGTACCATTGGCGTATGCTGCCGACATCAACTGCGGTCGATCAGTCCACAAAAGGGTATGCTTTTGAAGCTGGCTTGAAAGCCGTCCAGGATGCCTTGACGCGTCGCGGTATCAAGGGACATGCAAAGCATGGTCGTGCCAATGGCTTGTATGATGTTTATTATGACATTGAAACTCAAGAGCTAGTTTCGATCATTATTCCTACTAAAAATGGGTATAATGACGTCAAACGTTGTGTCACTTCGATCATCGAAAAAACGACCTATAAAAATTATGAGATCATTATTGCAGATAATGGCAGCACAGATGAGAAGATGAAGGAACTTTATGCGTCATTTGAAGAAACGCTTCAAGAACGTTTTCGAATGACGACGATCGACATTCCGTTCAATTTCTCTAAGATCAACAATATTGCTGCTAAAGATGCTAAGGGAAAATATCTATTATTCCTAAATAACGATACAGAAGTGATCAATGCAGACTGGCTGACTTTGATGGTTTCATTTGGACAGTTGGAACGGGTCGGCTGTGTTGGTGCAAAACTGCTATATCCAAACAATACGATCCAGCATGCTGGAGTTATTTTAGGACTTGGTGGAATCGCAGGGCATGGACATTATGGATATCCTCACGGAGATTTAGGTTACTTTGGAAAATTAGCGTTGAATGTTGACTATTTAGCAGTGACGGCAGCTTGCTTATTAATGAAAAAAAGCGATTTTGATGCTGTTTCAGGTTTTGACGAAGATTTTACTGTTGCATTCAATGATGTAGACTTATGTTTAAAAGTCAAAGAGCTTGGCCGTGATAATGTTTGGCTTCATGAAGCGGAACTCTATCATTTTGAATCTCAAACTAGAGGCTATGACGATAAAGGGAAAAAGAAAAAACGATTTGAACAGGAAAAAGCAATGATGGAGCAAAAATGGGCAGGGTTGATCGACAATGATCCGTTTTATAATCCAAACTTGACTAGAGAGATCCCGAATTTTTCTTATCGAAATTAG
- a CDS encoding ABC transporter ATP-binding protein — protein sequence MAEYAIDIQNITKTYNMYKKPSDRFKEALNPLKKSYHDLFYALKDVTMQIEKGEMIGFVGENGSGKSTILKIITGVLTPTSGTMKIDGKISALLELGSGFNPEYSGYENIFLNGMVLGFSREEMEERVDDVIQFADIGDHLYQPVKTYSSGMFVRLAFAVAINVDPDILIVDEALAVGDLEFQLKCMEKFTEIKNSGKTILFVSHDVNSIRRFCDRTFWLKNGEIVESGDTMDVTTNYENFLKKKSIKTVDREKTIQNEETVPDIIEIEKATLLNSALEPLDIVTQDEKVILKIEYTVKNDTIKSPVCGVAIRTVDNNYVCGLNTLLDEIKIPWKKGKNVFYLEYGKMSLLTGEYYFDIAFFEEHATVPLVYKTKYLNMFISGRYAGEGIVILDHEWKDTIKDEV from the coding sequence ATGGCAGAGTATGCAATCGATATACAAAATATTACAAAAACATATAATATGTACAAAAAGCCGTCAGATCGGTTTAAAGAAGCACTTAATCCGCTTAAAAAGAGCTATCACGACCTTTTTTATGCATTGAAAGATGTAACGATGCAAATCGAAAAAGGAGAAATGATCGGGTTTGTTGGTGAAAATGGTTCAGGTAAATCAACGATTCTGAAAATTATCACAGGCGTGTTGACACCGACTTCTGGAACAATGAAAATCGATGGAAAAATTTCAGCATTGCTAGAATTAGGTTCAGGCTTTAATCCTGAATATTCCGGATATGAAAATATCTTTTTGAACGGGATGGTCCTTGGATTCTCGCGAGAAGAAATGGAAGAACGAGTGGATGACGTGATCCAATTCGCAGATATCGGTGATCATCTGTATCAGCCGGTCAAAACATACTCAAGCGGGATGTTTGTCCGTTTAGCGTTCGCGGTAGCGATCAATGTCGATCCAGATATTTTGATCGTAGATGAGGCGCTTGCTGTTGGTGACTTGGAGTTTCAGCTGAAGTGTATGGAGAAGTTCACTGAAATCAAAAATTCTGGTAAAACGATTTTATTCGTGTCTCATGATGTCAATTCAATTCGCCGTTTTTGTGACCGGACTTTTTGGCTGAAAAATGGTGAGATAGTTGAGTCTGGTGATACGATGGATGTCACGACGAATTACGAAAACTTCTTAAAGAAAAAATCGATCAAAACGGTCGATCGGGAAAAAACGATCCAAAATGAAGAAACGGTTCCAGATATCATCGAGATCGAGAAAGCAACTTTACTGAATAGCGCGTTAGAGCCTTTAGATATCGTTACTCAAGATGAAAAAGTGATATTGAAGATCGAATATACCGTCAAAAACGATACGATCAAGTCACCTGTCTGCGGTGTTGCGATTCGAACTGTAGATAACAATTATGTTTGCGGACTAAATACCTTACTGGATGAAATCAAGATCCCTTGGAAGAAAGGTAAAAATGTTTTTTATTTAGAATATGGCAAAATGTCACTTTTAACGGGAGAATATTATTTTGATATTGCTTTCTTTGAAGAACACGCTACAGTACCTTTGGTTTATAAAACGAAATACCTGAACATGTTTATTAGCGGTCGCTATGCAGGCGAAGGCATTGTCATTTTAGATCATGAATGGAAGGATACTATTAAAGATGAAGTATGA
- a CDS encoding glycosyltransferase, whose amino-acid sequence MKYDFEMEVDESTSVGKIVAQIKENSNVLEFGPGNGRMTKYLMEEKHCSVSIVELDKELFDHVSEFATDGFYGNIDEEAWINYFEGQTFDYIIFADVLEHLMDPKSALKKVKPFLSEEGQILITFPNLAHNSVLIDLFNNKLDWRETGLLDATHKSFFVQSGFEKVFEEVGLFIVKEDFTINQVGYNELDSTYEDLPVEARAAFKARPFGEVYQYFYALSAKAVDNPIRIIPENSSYSKNIHFLYDCGEEEQTEFDIQINNVTGENKTFTIDIPKNIKLLKIFPSMTGAVVDISMTSSDVEIKPSATNAVYVKENRYFFSDDQVPVMEIDDKTIAGKPMTLSFDYRYEGEFSEIVHELIDYAIEKRDEQNELKNKKSMVRGKQMSKYKKVSISKFDSFVSLNIDDIVRHVEEKKTVIRGWAYSREDKLPVTFEVTAESAIEYAVTTEYRRDVIDMFELKGDQDYGFEIEVKDPEDQPTYILNVAANNGRKLQYRLEKPNMVQPGGKVQRALRSIQTRGLVGSMKWYFKRQEQLETPVDATAILEEIKTFTYQPKISVAVPVYNVEEKWLDACVSSLQNQYYENWELCLADDASPSAYIKPLLKKYADADDRIKVIYREENGHISEATNSALTIATGEYIGFMDNDDELAPQALYEVVKALNEDQTIDFIYTDEDKVTESGKRFNAFYKSKWNPELILNHNYITHFVVVKRSVLEKTGGLNTEFNGAQDYDFVLRATENAENIAHIPGMMYHWRAIESSTALNPESKGYAYVAGQKALQAAMDRRGIKANVEIAEFYGSYKVNYTYETVPKVSVIITNDTADINDYLKKILEKTIYENYEIILPEALKSSVQSTSNKLVYHEGQTRDALIKASSGEYIVLLDAGLVPTKSNWLLEMMNMAQQPSSGIVMGRIVDYRYRIENVGMSIDLEKKRLQYPEEGTPGKSLGYYYRIALPRNIQAASERCMVFRKADYLAVSGIDEGLGKDLMGTDLSLQFANKLDKTVIYCSYAIFKADEKIKSIDKKGNFKELVSKWSEAEMMDKYRNPKRL is encoded by the coding sequence ATGAAGTATGATTTTGAGATGGAAGTGGATGAGAGTACCAGTGTTGGTAAAATCGTCGCTCAAATAAAAGAAAATAGTAATGTTTTAGAGTTCGGACCAGGAAATGGCCGAATGACGAAATATTTAATGGAAGAAAAGCATTGTTCAGTTTCGATCGTTGAGCTGGACAAAGAGCTTTTCGACCATGTAAGTGAATTTGCAACTGACGGATTTTACGGCAACATCGACGAAGAGGCTTGGATAAACTATTTTGAAGGACAAACCTTTGACTATATTATCTTCGCGGATGTTCTTGAACATCTGATGGACCCAAAAAGCGCGTTGAAGAAAGTGAAACCTTTCTTGAGCGAGGAAGGTCAAATTCTGATTACCTTCCCTAACTTGGCGCATAATTCTGTCCTGATCGACCTATTCAATAATAAATTAGATTGGCGTGAAACAGGTCTATTGGACGCCACCCACAAGTCTTTCTTTGTTCAAAGCGGCTTTGAAAAAGTCTTTGAAGAGGTAGGCTTATTTATCGTTAAAGAAGACTTTACGATCAATCAAGTCGGTTATAATGAACTTGATTCGACCTATGAAGACTTACCGGTAGAGGCACGAGCGGCTTTTAAAGCTCGTCCATTCGGCGAAGTATATCAGTATTTCTATGCACTTAGTGCAAAAGCGGTAGATAATCCCATTCGAATCATTCCGGAAAACTCAAGCTATAGTAAAAATATCCATTTTTTATATGATTGTGGTGAAGAAGAACAAACAGAGTTTGACATTCAAATAAACAATGTCACAGGTGAAAATAAAACATTCACGATCGATATTCCTAAAAATATTAAACTGTTGAAAATTTTTCCAAGCATGACAGGAGCTGTTGTCGATATTTCAATGACTTCGTCTGATGTGGAAATCAAACCAAGTGCAACGAATGCCGTTTATGTGAAAGAAAATCGCTACTTCTTTTCAGATGATCAAGTACCAGTAATGGAGATCGACGATAAAACGATCGCAGGTAAACCAATGACGCTTAGTTTTGATTACCGATATGAAGGCGAATTTTCTGAGATCGTTCATGAGCTGATCGATTACGCAATTGAAAAAAGAGATGAACAAAATGAATTAAAAAATAAGAAGTCGATGGTGCGTGGAAAACAAATGAGTAAATATAAAAAAGTGTCGATCAGCAAATTTGATTCGTTCGTTTCATTGAACATCGATGATATCGTTCGGCACGTTGAAGAAAAAAAGACGGTCATTCGTGGCTGGGCTTATTCTAGAGAAGATAAACTGCCTGTTACTTTTGAAGTGACGGCTGAATCAGCGATTGAATATGCTGTGACGACAGAATATCGTCGTGATGTGATCGATATGTTTGAATTAAAAGGAGATCAGGATTACGGTTTTGAGATCGAGGTCAAAGATCCGGAAGATCAGCCAACATATATTTTAAATGTTGCTGCCAATAATGGCCGAAAATTACAGTATCGTTTAGAAAAACCGAATATGGTACAACCAGGTGGAAAAGTTCAACGTGCATTACGTTCGATCCAAACAAGAGGATTAGTTGGATCAATGAAATGGTACTTCAAACGTCAAGAACAATTAGAAACACCTGTCGATGCAACGGCTATTTTAGAGGAAATCAAAACATTTACTTATCAGCCAAAAATCTCAGTAGCTGTGCCAGTTTATAATGTAGAAGAAAAATGGTTGGATGCCTGTGTTTCTTCTCTTCAAAACCAATATTATGAAAATTGGGAACTTTGTTTAGCTGATGATGCGTCCCCAAGTGCTTATATCAAACCATTACTAAAAAAATATGCGGATGCAGATGATCGAATCAAAGTGATCTACCGTGAAGAAAATGGCCATATCTCTGAAGCGACCAATTCAGCATTGACGATCGCAACGGGTGAATATATCGGCTTTATGGATAATGATGATGAGCTTGCGCCGCAAGCACTATATGAAGTAGTCAAAGCGCTGAATGAAGATCAAACGATCGATTTCATTTATACTGATGAAGACAAAGTTACTGAAAGCGGCAAACGTTTCAATGCTTTTTACAAATCTAAATGGAACCCTGAATTGATTTTGAATCATAATTATATTACTCATTTTGTGGTAGTCAAACGTTCAGTTTTAGAAAAAACTGGCGGACTAAATACAGAATTTAACGGTGCACAGGATTATGATTTCGTGTTACGTGCAACAGAAAATGCAGAGAATATCGCACATATTCCAGGGATGATGTACCATTGGCGTGCGATCGAATCGTCAACGGCCTTGAATCCTGAAAGTAAAGGATATGCCTATGTTGCTGGTCAAAAAGCCCTGCAAGCGGCGATGGACCGCCGTGGGATCAAAGCCAACGTTGAGATTGCCGAGTTTTATGGCTCATATAAGGTCAATTATACGTATGAAACTGTACCAAAAGTTTCAGTGATCATCACAAATGACACAGCAGATATCAATGATTATCTGAAAAAAATTCTTGAAAAAACAATTTACGAGAATTATGAAATCATCTTACCGGAAGCCTTAAAGTCAAGCGTTCAGTCAACAAGCAATAAACTTGTTTATCATGAAGGGCAAACAAGAGATGCTTTGATCAAAGCAAGCTCAGGTGAATACATTGTTCTTTTAGATGCAGGTCTTGTCCCAACTAAAAGTAACTGGCTGCTTGAAATGATGAATATGGCACAGCAACCGTCTTCAGGTATCGTCATGGGTCGAATCGTCGATTATCGCTATCGAATCGAAAATGTAGGGATGTCGATCGATTTAGAGAAAAAACGTCTACAGTATCCAGAAGAAGGAACGCCAGGTAAGAGCTTAGGTTATTACTACCGAATCGCATTACCTAGAAATATCCAGGCAGCATCAGAAAGATGTATGGTGTTTAGAAAGGCAGATTACCTTGCTGTTTCAGGAATCGATGAAGGATTAGGGAAAGATCTGATGGGAACAGACTTATCCTTGCAATTTGCTAATAAACTAGATAAAACGGTCATTTACTGTTCATATGCTATTTTTAAGGCAGATGAAAAAATCAAGAGTATTGATAAAAAAGGCAACTTCAAAGAGTTAGTGAGCAAATGGTCTGAAGCAGAAATGATGGACAAATATAGAAATCCTAAGCGATTATAG
- a CDS encoding ABC transporter permease, with amino-acid sequence MIRATLSIFKNIFENRKLLVQFSFNDFKSKYAGSALGIVWAFITPLVTVLTYWFVFSQIRARGADESYPFIVYLVTGLIPWFFFSDSLLSATNVFREYSYLVKKVVFNVQILPTSKILSSLYTHLFFILIGFGITSLSGIFPTLKALQLIYYLFCLIIFLTGVTWLTASTQPFLPDIMQFINVAMQTIMWTLPILWSPSGWIEKLLKINPLYYVVQGYRDSFTNGPWFWEHWQYGLYFWGFTIILLLAGSVVFRRLKPHFSDVL; translated from the coding sequence ATGATACGAGCGACACTATCGATTTTTAAAAATATCTTTGAGAATAGAAAACTGCTGGTTCAGTTTTCATTTAACGATTTTAAATCAAAATATGCAGGTTCTGCACTGGGGATTGTGTGGGCGTTCATTACACCTCTTGTGACCGTGTTGACATACTGGTTTGTATTTTCACAAATTCGTGCGCGGGGAGCGGACGAATCGTATCCGTTTATCGTTTACTTAGTAACGGGACTAATTCCGTGGTTCTTTTTCTCTGATTCATTATTGTCGGCGACCAATGTGTTTAGAGAGTATAGCTATTTGGTAAAAAAAGTCGTTTTTAATGTACAAATTTTACCAACGTCAAAAATTTTATCTAGTTTGTATACCCATCTATTTTTTATCTTGATCGGTTTCGGAATCACTTCATTGAGTGGTATTTTCCCAACATTGAAAGCTTTGCAGTTAATCTATTATTTGTTCTGTCTGATCATTTTTTTAACAGGCGTGACTTGGTTAACGGCCTCAACACAGCCTTTTTTACCAGATATCATGCAGTTTATCAATGTGGCGATGCAAACGATCATGTGGACCTTGCCGATTCTTTGGTCACCAAGCGGTTGGATTGAAAAGCTTTTAAAAATCAATCCTCTGTACTATGTCGTTCAGGGCTATCGAGATTCCTTTACAAACGGTCCCTGGTTCTGGGAACACTGGCAATACGGCCTGTATTTCTGGGGCTTTACGATCATTCTTTTATTAGCAGGTTCAGTTGTATTTAGACGCCTAAAACCGCATTTTTCAGATGTATTATAA